gatccatgaaagcagctggcgcatttgtcaacccaaatgacataacaagaaattcaaaatggccataacgggttctgaaagcggtcttcggaatatcaacttccttaacctttaactgatgatagcctgatctgaggtcaatcttggaataacattgggcaccctgcagttggtcaaataagtcatctattctaggaagagggtacctgttcttaatggtgaccttgttcagctgacggtagtctatacacatgcgTAAggaatgttataccccattttaaccgggttgaagcggagtacaacatattggtgattcctatttgttttattttaaggagtcgccacctaattgattttaaggtgaattagggcacctaattattagctaaggtaaagctaactaaacctccgttaatagtctgcttaatcagtgtgattctaggtaagagttctatattatcctaaagggaaggggttaggcatcctttagaatccgttaactacggttatccggccaatcttaggttaattaattgaggtttaaaatttaagagaatagcttttgagaaaaaaaaaaacttatagcTAACGaagtttaaaatattattatatgaatgatgcactctatatggtgaaaatacgtacttaatgttcagagcggtaatcctaaatgatagaatctacccctttctaatcctacatgaatcataggttctccacctaattttaaaccacacacaatccaaaacgcagacaaattagcaatcataaaaacggatgaaagaaaatgaatgataagaaaaaaaaagaataaaatgttACAGGCGGCCTCTAACGAGTTTCGCCTGCCCGATGTGATCTAAGAATTGCGGAACGAGATGACTCTATGGATGGGTgtgccgagtctcatcttgagactttgttttgataaagtcTCGAATTAAGACTCTgtttgctccgatgtgtacatgtaaaagaaaggggaaaagagataaagattagcatcTAACTGTGACAAAAGCTATTATTGTTCTGAGAAAAGGTAACAGATTAATTAGTTCCTTCTTTACTTTAACCCAAGTATAGAAAACGACAAAAAGAAGCTAAAAACATGAGCGACATTATTTTCAAAGCAAACCACATAGAAGAACAGCAAACAAGAGCTAACTAATACTAGCAACTAAGAAACAGCCGTGATAAGAAACTACCTATAACATGAACGCAAATAAACAGAAACAAGAATTTCAAAACAAACCACATAGAAGAACAGGATTGTAAAATGAAAGCAAGAAGGAAAATCACTTAAACAGATTCTGAAAGAAAAGGGGAAACTCATTAATTGAAAACACCACAGTGAGGGAAAGCTAAGGCGGAACCAAACTTGAAATTAACAAAATATTCATAACTAATGACTCTGTTCCGTTGGCAAACAGCTAACATTTAGTTACGTTTAGCATGGTATGACTATTCTTGGATCATGAACAAAATTAGCTCAATGTTTAATCGAAATACAGAGCCAGAAAAGGTAACGTATTGGTTATGCTTAGTTCTATCTccgttaaagataacaagttgtTGAGTTTTAACTAGTTGCTCTTAACATTGACCTTCACCGTATACTAAGGGAGAAAACGCAAAGAGAACATAGTAAAACTTCATATTTTCATACAGTAGCAAGGGAAACTAATTTTTTAGCTAGATAAAACAAACTTAAGCTAATCTTATACGAAACAGACACATAGAGTTAAAAGTAGAAGAATTCTAAAATAAAGAAGGAAATTACTGAAACTACTAATCTAATTTACTTCTAATAAAGCTAATAAATCAACTAAtctctaaactaatataaaattGTAATCGGCAGAATTAAAATAGAAATGCTAAGATAAtgagagaattaccttcttcgggtgcggcgaagtgggtacggggtttccaatctactcgaacactatcgaattcaagcttgcgatgctcggattcaaagcAATACCAAAGGACAAAAGAGGGCCAAAATATGATCTGGTCTTTAAAGCACAACCAACGCAAACGAAAACAAAAATGACtggattttgactcgatattcagAAATAAAGCTGATGCACTAATATTGCTTAAGGGATTTTGATCGCTGAAAAAAActagttcttggggaatttcatgactCCAAAAAAGACCTCGTTTCAGAACTTAATTTCAGGGGGGGATTTTGCGATTCAAGCTCTGGTTTTGTAAGGGATTTTTTGCGATTTCAAGGCTTGTCCTAATGGATTAACAGGAACGAATATTTATAGGGGGAAATCTAGGGTTTGCTTTTGAGAGGAGCGaggacaaagggaagtggaggcggcagaggcgtgggggacaggggaAATGGAAGAGACAGAGGAGACAAGAGAAGATGGGGaagatgagagagagagagagagagagaacagcgagcgggggggggggggggggggggggaggcagCGTGGtggatgaaaatcaagaaaaggaaCCCTAATGGTTCCTTGTTAAGTGGAAGGCGGGTCGGGTCAAACGGGTAATGGGCCGGGTCATAGGTTAAAATAATGGGCTGGTTGTTTTTAAAACATTGGGCTGGATGGAAGAAATTTATTTGGCTTTTAAATTTAGATAAGAAacccattttaaattaatcatatactgagtgtgctaaaatatcccctaatataaaatgtgtatttattagtatttagatgaaaataaaatgacattgtaatagccgtgcaataatattttgaaaataaataaacgctatcatttaattgtgcgaaataaatgtgatgcgtatgcataagctggtaaaaatgctaaaaaaaatgtgaattataataatactggtaacaaaataataacaataataataataataataataacaataataataataataataacaataacaataataataataatggtagtagtaacggtaataaaagataataacagtagtgactacaacaggataatgaaatgccggtattaataaaagctaataattatagtaaaaaaaatgcaaataatttttttttaaaagttgccaaaatattggaagcgaaaaataggtatttcggaggaaaggtgggacaaaattgggtgtcaacaaggaaCCATCCTtatttcggacaaataagactggcgcaccccaaggcgaaacactgggcctaataaaccccttgtcaagaagatccttcaattgggcttttaactcttttaactctgctggagccattctgtacggcggaatagatatcggctgagtatcgggaagtagatcaattccaaattcaatctccctgtcaggagggactcctggaagatcttcggggaagacctctggaaattcatttacaactggtacagactggagagttggagtctgggcatctgaatccttgacttgaactaggtgatagatataaccattggaaatcatttttctggcttttagatAAGAAacaaatctacccctgggtactactgaattaccctcccattctatgactggctcattaggaaactcgaatcttaccactttagttctacaacatactgtggcataacatgaagctaaccggtccatacccatgatcacatcgaagtctaccatttctaattcctctaaatcagctatggttctgcggtgatagactaaaactgggcaacccctatacatACGTCTAGCTATGATtgattccccaactggggtggacacctcaaagggttcatacaatttttcaggttcaataccaactTTGTTAGCAACAAAatgggttacataagatagggtggatcctgggtcaataagggcatatacttccaaagtgaaaactgtgagtgtacctgtgataacatctgctctagcctctgtatcctgacgacctgtcaatgcataaaaacggttctgaccaccgcctgtaTTGCTGGACCTTGTCGTGCCACGCCCCTGCTGGGTCTGATTGTAACGAGGATCTGTTGAATTTATGGAATGCGTCACATTACCTCCGGtaccctgtctggctgatggacagtcCTTCTGAATGTGGCCCTTCTGGCCGCAACCATAGCACGCATTTGTACCCATACGACACTCACCCAAGTGTCTCTTGGTACACTTGCTACAAGCTGGAATAGTATAGACTGACTGACCCACATTAGCCTGAGAATGAGAACTCGATGGTCTAAAGTTCTGCTTCTTGTCATTTTTGAAATTAGGGACTGGGGCActagctgcagatggagtgggtcttgctgacctattcttaaagaacCGTCTACCTCCTCCCTGACTAAAGTTACTTGAAGATTTAgccctcttgttgaattctttaTCCTTTTGTTTCTGCAGAGCTTCCTCTTCCTTCAGTTCAGCttcattaccttgcacaaatgccaagATCTTAGAGATAGTCATCTTATCATTCTGAGCAGCAGTCTTGGCATCTCTATACAATTCGGGTTTCAACCCCAGTACAAATCTCCTA
Above is a genomic segment from Lycium barbarum isolate Lr01 chromosome 12, ASM1917538v2, whole genome shotgun sequence containing:
- the LOC132624378 gene encoding uncharacterized protein LOC132624378 — its product is MPYKRKYKKGNTATSQRATAEATHEETVPTQTAVPTAPTASPPNTSDMDMRGAIQLLTHIVANQAQRQESAPCLSANGGSNSSRTQEFLRMKPPTFTGTKAEEDPQNYIDGLQKVFRIIHVTETEAAEYAPHMVPDMRATVRRFVLGLKPELYRDAKTAAQNDKMTISKILAFVQGNEAELKEEEALQKQKDKEFNKRAKSSSNFSQGGGRRFFKNRSARPTPSAASAPVPNFKNDKKQNFRPSSSHSQANVGQSVYTIPACSKCTKRHLGECRMGTNACYGCGQKGHIQKDCPSARQGTGESV